The genomic region tgtgaaaAATCCCAGTATTCTCATAGGCAATCTATTCTAGGGCAACAAATACTTTCAAAAGGATTTCCTTAAATCCTTTCAGGCAATGTCActtgaaaactgagaaaagtGCCTACTTGTCAAACTGAGTAAAACTGCTaccttagatttaaaaaatgaagtcttttatgaaaaaaaaatattagtgggCAAGAAAGAATTAAATTCACTAGGCAGGAAACCTCTACATTTAGCTGTTACTacaaaaaaatgtcaaatgaaaGAGAATTGAGTAGAAATGGTGTACCTGACTGGAGGCATCTTGGTATCAGTATCCAGCAGTCTTGGATGAACTTCCAGTGGACTTGAACTTACACTTTTTTGGCACCTTTGCAGTCCTGGTAAATATGGCATTTTGACACATTCTTTGAGCTCTTCTAGACCAAATGCTGTGgtgtattcaaattaaaaatagtatcatAATCAACTATATTTCTTCATGAAATGTCTTCTTTTGTGACATACTAAAACACATAATACAATATACTAAATCAGTCAttaagtagagaaaaataaagctactgTAATTTATCTAGTGTCTTTCCCAAGAGAATACCTTTTAACTCCTACTATAGGGACTGTAGGGAAGAGATGATTAAGGGGCTGATTAAGAAGTAGAATAAGGAAAAAGGACAGCTTCATGGATCTCCCAGTCGTCACTGTCCCCTgcctcattattttatataattataatttccaGAATATTAGAGACATTTATGTTGAAATAGAGTTTAAAAGCACTTTTAAGACTCTTATATTACCTGCTATTTTAAGTCTTTCTACCTTCCTGCTTTTATGTAAAGTAAGAGGTATAAATACATGATTATTGAGCTAGCAATGACAGATAAATGAATTTTACTTCAGgcattgattttaattttctctctgcaAAATTTCATACCAAATCTAGGAACACTAACACTGAAGCATCAAGATTGCTTCTCCTATTGACCTCACATAAAATTGGACAAAGACACTgtcaaattattaaaacaaaacaaaacacaatttcaaaatgaaggcaatgaatggaaaaaaaacagattaagaaaTTAAAGGTTCAGGTGATCTTTAAATTAAATGTTGAGAATTGGTTTTTAaacttcccctctctcttttcttgttttaagcggggggggggggggggggggggggggggggcggtggggcagagagagcgggaaagagagtcccaagcaggctccacgctcaatgcagaccctgatgcggggcttgatcccttgaccctgagatcataacctgagctaaaatcaggagccggacacttaactgatgagccacccagatgccccttaagcTTTCCCTACTAAGTAAGTCTAGCACAGGAATAAAAATAGTATCTAATGGGACTGGAGTTATATTAAATGTTCCAAATGCTATTTTGCAACgtttgatattttctcatttggaaaaaaaaaaaattgcttctccTGAtcaaaaaacatacaaattttcttttcagcaaTTAGATTTGGGTATAAAAGGGCAGATAAACTAAAGTATCTTTAATGGGAATCTAGTGAAAACGTTGAAGAAATAGAGCAACACATTCAAAACCAGGAGTGATGAAATGGGTTGGGGAGTTTGAATTTTGTGATTTTGAAGAAATACATCTCTACTTATAAAGCTGAAGACAGAATTCaggataaataagataatataacttgaaatataaattaaaattaagctaTTAATACATTCATACACATATCAAAAGTCCTCAAATCAGTCTTTATCGAGCATCTATAGAATATAAGATACTTTCCATATAACTCACACAAAAACCAAAGTTTTGGTTAGAATTACTAATACAAAAAGGTGCTGTCAAAGATTTGggtttcttaaaacataaaaaccaacTTGAggtgcttaaaaacaaacacaatttagGAAAAGTAGAATGACTCAATGGAGATATTACTGCACTGATATCAAGAGAAGTAGTTCTTCAAAATTTGCTTCCATCATGATTACAGAATTACATTAAGTAAATTAATTCtaatttgcttccatttttattttccataagcTCAGGATATTATCCTGacataaatgttacaaaaattatGTCTCTCGactgcttaaaaaaatacatgtgtaaatTGAAGGCACTATTGCTATATTTTCTTCAgcaaaataattgtaaaaaaacaagttacctttcttcattttttgtgtttCCAAAACTGCTTTCCTCCAACTACTCTCAAACAGAAAACAGTCAAGGGAATTTCTGGTGACATTAGAAGTATCAAATTTGATTTCAGGGGATAACACTGgcattgtttcttcttctttcagcAGTGTTGATGAAAGTGAGATGCTGCTTCAGATACaggacacaaaatacaaaaaacaaaaagtattgcAGAGATAAATACTCtttctaatttgttttccatCATGCAGAGTAAATACTAACATAGACTTACATGAAAAGTTCACTTATAACATGTAAATACATATTCTTGGGATTTTAAAGTAAGAGGCCTTTAATAATGTAGCTAAAACAGATGTAGGagtcctttaaaacattttaatgaattctTTCAAATCCTAGGTCACAGATATTTAGCAACATAAAAAAAACTGAAGTCCAATGGCAAGTTATTGTGTACAAgacaataaaatgcttaggacTCTCTCAAATATATTACCATTATACACAATAACCAAGTGGTACTTAtctctgggatgcaaggatggttcaacaccccaaaattaatgtgatataccactttaatagaataaaggataaaaaaaaaatcacatgatcatctcaatagatgcagaa from Panthera tigris isolate Pti1 chromosome F2, P.tigris_Pti1_mat1.1, whole genome shotgun sequence harbors:
- the CF2H8orf89 gene encoding putative uncharacterized protein C8orf89 homolog isoform X5 is translated as MPVLSPEIKFDTSNVTRNSLDCFLFESSWRKAVLETQKMKKAFGLEELKECVKMPYLPGLQRCQKSVSSSPLEVHPRLLDTDTKMPPVRTRKTKETCTVVPIQEKPKGSGFSDPLAGAPSQFLQRLSKMAILEYDTIRQETTRRSKKGKKRDLRDC
- the CF2H8orf89 gene encoding putative uncharacterized protein C8orf89 homolog isoform X3; translation: MPVLSPEIKFDTSNVTRNSLDCFLFESSWRKAVLETQKMKKAFGLEELKECVKMPYLPGLQRCQKSVSSSPLEVHPRLLDTDTKMPPVRTRKTKETCTVVPIQEKPKGFIRHSNSSINFGSGFSDPLAGAPSQFLQRLSKMAILEYDTIRQETTRRSKKGKKRDLRDC
- the CF2H8orf89 gene encoding putative uncharacterized protein C8orf89 homolog isoform X4, which encodes MPVLSPEIKFDTSNVTRNSLDCFLFESSWRKAVLETQKMKKAFGLEELKECVKMPYLPGLQRCQKSVSSSPLEVHPRLLDTDTKMPPVSPSGDNLSSCLQVFYSPLHIAQCPVREQPWQSSDPLAGAPSQFLQRLSKMAILEYDTIRQETTRRSKKGKKRDLRDC
- the CF2H8orf89 gene encoding putative uncharacterized protein C8orf89 homolog isoform X6, encoding MPVLSPEIKFDTSNVTRNSLDCFLFESSWRKAVLETQKMKKAFGLEELKECVKMPYLPGLQRCQKSVSSSPLEVHPRLLDTDTKMPPVSPSGDNLSSCLQVFYSPLHIAQCPVREQPWQSRTRKTKETCTVVPIQEKPKE